The following proteins are co-located in the Apium graveolens cultivar Ventura chromosome 5, ASM990537v1, whole genome shotgun sequence genome:
- the LOC141724450 gene encoding uncharacterized protein LOC141724450, with translation MRTLCPNLDREDALQTVLEVPVPEETFSTFPDKNHTNISTTTAWHNIKSWMEPQTERSSPPSSFSSQNTNIQLLLGVVGAPLIPLPVHSDHTVISRNIKDHPIEAAMSKYIVQQYIAATGGQKAINSIDSMCIIGKVKMKTSDFITGDTLGLSQDDNNKMMRSKSVRNGEEMGGFVFWQQKRTELWCLELVVSGYKISAGSDGKVSWRQTPWNHSHASRGPPRPLRRSFQGLDPRSTANLFSDSICVGEKTINNEDCFVLKVQAEPTILRARSSKNVEIIQHTVWGYFSQRTGLLIKLDDSHLLKIKAKVQENDNVLWETTMESLVQDYRTIDGVNIAHSGQTSVSLFRFGENSESHSKTRMDEVWRIEEVNFNIKGLSMDCFLAPADLKEE, from the exons ATGAGGACCTTGTGCCCTAACTTGGATAGAGAAGATGCTCTTCAAACAGTCCTGGAAGTTCCTGTCCCAGAAGAAACCTTCAGTACTTTTCCTGACAAAAACCATACTAATATTTCTACTACTACTGCATGGCACAACATTAAGTCATGGATGGAGCCACAAACAGAGAGATCATCACCGCCTTCATCTTTCTCAAGCCAAAACACTAATATTCAGCTCTTGCTCGGTGTTGTTGGAGCTCCTTTGATCCCTCTTCCTGTCCATTCAGATCATACTGTCATCAGCCGCAATATCAAAGATCACCCTATT GAGGCTGCAATGTCAAAGTACATAGTGCAACAGTATATAGCAGCCACAGGAGGACAAAAGGCTATCAACTCAATTGATAGCATGTGTATTATAGGGAAGGTGAAGATGAAAACATCGGATTTTATTACTGGCGATACTTTAGGTTTAAGTCAAGATGATAATAATAAGATGATGAGGAGTAAGAGTGTGAGAAATGGAGAAGAGATGGGAGGATTTGTGTTCTGGCAGCAAAAGAGAACTGAGCTATGGTGCTTGGAGCTGGTGGTGTCTGGTTATAAGATTAGTGCTGGGAGTGATGGTAAGGTGTCTTGGAGGCAAACTCCATGGAACCATTCCCATGCCTCTCGTGGCCCTCCTAGGCCTCTTCGCCGTTCCTTTCAG GGACTTGATCCGAGATCAACTGCTAATTTGTTCTCTGACTCGATCTGTGTTGGGGAGAAGACAATCAACAACGAAGATTGCTTTGTGTTAAAGGTCCAAGCAGAGCCTACAATACTAAGAGCAAGAAGTAGCAAAAACGTAGAGATAATCCAGCACACAGTTTGGGGATACTTCAGCCAGAGAACGGGACTCCTCATTAAACTAGACGACTCTCACCTCCTTAAAATAAAAGCCAAAGTCCAAGAAAATGACAATGTACTTTGGGAGACAACCATGGAATCATTAGTCCAGGATTATAGGACCATTGATGGAGTTAACATTGCACACTCAGGACAGACATCTGTCTCTTTATTTAGGTTCGGGGAAAACTCAGAAAGCCATTCGAAGACGCGAATGGATGAGGTTTGGAGGATCGAAGAAGTGAACTTTAACATCAAGGGCTTATCTATGGATTGTTTCTTGGCTCCTGCTGACTTGAAGGAGGAATAA